From a region of the Helianthus annuus cultivar XRQ/B chromosome 5, HanXRQr2.0-SUNRISE, whole genome shotgun sequence genome:
- the LOC110942223 gene encoding putative UDP-glucuronate:xylan alpha-glucuronosyltransferase 3 isoform X2 encodes MRGLLGASPTAIEPRHRLSVTKASLVERWTNENSPTDNDRYLSHSKVNWNHISGIIRNLPDTNEYKGVGLLNFNATEINQWKEIIPDAEHIALHLDSVTKTVTWEDLYPEWIDEEEEFDAPVCPELPNIHAPKTPRIDLIAVKLPCLKTRDWSRDVARLHLQLAVARLAAKSKGRRSVKVLLVTDCFPVPNLFTCKELVVRKGNVWLYEPDLNKLREKVQLPVGSCELSVPLNAKDYRYLGNPKREAYATILHSAHFYVCGAIAAAQSIRMSGSNRDLVILVDNTISDYHREGLEAAGWKVHTIERIRNPKAEKDAYNEFNYSKFRLWQLTDYDKIIFIDADLLILRNIDFLFEMPEITATGNNATLFNSGVMVVEPSNCTFRLLMDHINEIESYNGGDQGYLNEIFTWWHRIPKHMNFLKHFWEGDEPEKKEMKTRLFGSDPPVLYVLHYLGLKPWLCFRDYDCNWNVAKIQEFASDVAHTRWWKVHDAMPENLHKYCLLRSKQKAALEWDRRQAEKANYSDGHWKIKIQDSRLTTCFEEFCFWESMLWHWGETNWTDNGTANALSPPVTMALPSL; translated from the exons ATGAGAGGACTTCTCGGTGCATCGCCCACTGCAATTGAGCCCAGACACCGTCTCTCAGTAACCAA GGCTAGTTTGGTAGAAAGATGGACAAACGAGAATTCTCCGACAGACAATGACCGCTACTTATCCCATTCAAAAGTCAACTGGAACCATATCTCTGGAATAATCCGGAACCTTCCAGACACAAACGAATACAAAGGAGTAGGTCTACTAAACTTCAACGCAACCGAAATCAACCAATGGAAAGAGATAATACCGGACGCTGAGCATATCGCCCTACACCTCGATTCCGTCACTAAAACCGTCACTTGGGAAGACTTGTATCCCGAATGGATCGACGAAGAAGAAGAATTTGACGCTCCCGTATGCCCCGAATTACCAAACATTCACGCTCCAAAAACACCGAGAATCGATTTGATAGCAGTAAAGCTTCCGTGTTTAAAGACGCGTGATTGGTCGAGAGACGTCGCCCGTTTGCATTTACAACTTGCGGTTGCGAGACTTGCCGCTAAATCTAAAGGCCGTCGTTCGGTCAAAGTGCTTTTGGTGACGGATTGTTTCCCGGTTCCGAATCTGTTTACGTGCAAAGAGCTTGTTGTACGTAAAGGGAATGTTTGGTTATACGAACCCGACCTTAACAAGTTGCGGGAGAAGGTTCAGCTTCCGGTCGGGTCGTGTGAGCTTTCGGTTCCTCTTAACGCCAAAGATTATCGATACTTGGGAAACCCGAAACGAGAAGCGTACGCAACCATTTTACACTCGGCTCACTTTTATGTATGCGGGGCGATTGCGGCAGCGCAAAGCATCCGGATGTCGGGGTCAAACCGCGATTTAGTCATACTCGTCGACAACACGATAAGCGATTACCACCGGGAAGGCCTGGAGGCTGCGGGATGGAAAGTCCATACGATCGAAAGAATTAGAAACCCGAAAGCGGAAAAGGATGCGTATAACGAATTTAACTACAGCAAGTTTCGTTTATGGCAGTTAACCGATTACGATAAGATCATATTCATCGATGCGGATTTACTTATCCTTCGAAACATCGATTTCTTGTTTGAAATGCCGGAGATTACGGCTACCGGGAACAATGCCACTTTGTTTAATTCCGGTGTGATGGTGGTCGAACCGTCGAATTGTACTTTCAGGCTGTTAATGGATCATATCAACGAGATTGAATCGTATAACGGCGGAGATCAAGGGTACTTAAACGAGATTTTCACGTGGTGGCATCGGATCCCGAAACACATGAACTTTTTGAAGCATTTTTGGGAAGGTGACGAGCCGGAAAAGAAGGAAATGAAGACGAGACTGTTCGGATCGGATCCACCGGTTCTGTACGTTCTTCATTATCTCGGTTTAAAGCCATGGTTGTGTTTTCGAGACTACGATTGCAACTGGAACGTGGCAAAGATCCAGGAGTTTGCTAGCGACGTTGCGCATACGAGGTGGTGGAAGGTTCACGATGCGATGCCGGAGAATTTGCATAAGTATTGCTTACTTAGATCGAAGCAAAAGGCGGCGTTGGAGTGGGACCGACGGCAAGCGGAGAAAGCGAATTATTCGGATGGGCATTGGAAGATTAAGATTCAAGATTCGCGTTTGACGACTTGTTTCGAGGAGTTTTGTTTTTGGGAGAGTATGCTTTGGCATTGGGGTGAAACGAATTGGACCGATAATGGGACGGCTAATGCTCTGTCTCCGCCGGTGACGATGGCACTGCCGTCGTTGTAG
- the LOC110942223 gene encoding putative UDP-glucuronate:xylan alpha-glucuronosyltransferase 3 isoform X1, translating to MRGLLGASPTAIEPRHRLSVTNEESSKKRSFGSRAFRDGERPYLSFNQDRNASCKFSTLKLVLIIIILGAFFTLLHSPAVYNTERPSRSGSRASLVERWTNENSPTDNDRYLSHSKVNWNHISGIIRNLPDTNEYKGVGLLNFNATEINQWKEIIPDAEHIALHLDSVTKTVTWEDLYPEWIDEEEEFDAPVCPELPNIHAPKTPRIDLIAVKLPCLKTRDWSRDVARLHLQLAVARLAAKSKGRRSVKVLLVTDCFPVPNLFTCKELVVRKGNVWLYEPDLNKLREKVQLPVGSCELSVPLNAKDYRYLGNPKREAYATILHSAHFYVCGAIAAAQSIRMSGSNRDLVILVDNTISDYHREGLEAAGWKVHTIERIRNPKAEKDAYNEFNYSKFRLWQLTDYDKIIFIDADLLILRNIDFLFEMPEITATGNNATLFNSGVMVVEPSNCTFRLLMDHINEIESYNGGDQGYLNEIFTWWHRIPKHMNFLKHFWEGDEPEKKEMKTRLFGSDPPVLYVLHYLGLKPWLCFRDYDCNWNVAKIQEFASDVAHTRWWKVHDAMPENLHKYCLLRSKQKAALEWDRRQAEKANYSDGHWKIKIQDSRLTTCFEEFCFWESMLWHWGETNWTDNGTANALSPPVTMALPSL from the exons ATGAGAGGACTTCTCGGTGCATCGCCCACTGCAATTGAGCCCAGACACCGTCTCTCAGTAACCAA TGAAGAATCAAGCAAAAAAAGGTCTTTTGGAAGTAGAGCCTTTAGAGATGGTGAAAGGCCGTATCTTAGTTTTAATCAGGACCGAAACGCAAGCTGCAAGTTTTCTACTTTAAAGCTCGTTTTGATAATTATAATATTGGGAGCATTCTTCACACTCCTACACTCGCCAGCTGTATATAACACAGAACGCCCTTCCCGTTCAGGATCTCG GGCTAGTTTGGTAGAAAGATGGACAAACGAGAATTCTCCGACAGACAATGACCGCTACTTATCCCATTCAAAAGTCAACTGGAACCATATCTCTGGAATAATCCGGAACCTTCCAGACACAAACGAATACAAAGGAGTAGGTCTACTAAACTTCAACGCAACCGAAATCAACCAATGGAAAGAGATAATACCGGACGCTGAGCATATCGCCCTACACCTCGATTCCGTCACTAAAACCGTCACTTGGGAAGACTTGTATCCCGAATGGATCGACGAAGAAGAAGAATTTGACGCTCCCGTATGCCCCGAATTACCAAACATTCACGCTCCAAAAACACCGAGAATCGATTTGATAGCAGTAAAGCTTCCGTGTTTAAAGACGCGTGATTGGTCGAGAGACGTCGCCCGTTTGCATTTACAACTTGCGGTTGCGAGACTTGCCGCTAAATCTAAAGGCCGTCGTTCGGTCAAAGTGCTTTTGGTGACGGATTGTTTCCCGGTTCCGAATCTGTTTACGTGCAAAGAGCTTGTTGTACGTAAAGGGAATGTTTGGTTATACGAACCCGACCTTAACAAGTTGCGGGAGAAGGTTCAGCTTCCGGTCGGGTCGTGTGAGCTTTCGGTTCCTCTTAACGCCAAAGATTATCGATACTTGGGAAACCCGAAACGAGAAGCGTACGCAACCATTTTACACTCGGCTCACTTTTATGTATGCGGGGCGATTGCGGCAGCGCAAAGCATCCGGATGTCGGGGTCAAACCGCGATTTAGTCATACTCGTCGACAACACGATAAGCGATTACCACCGGGAAGGCCTGGAGGCTGCGGGATGGAAAGTCCATACGATCGAAAGAATTAGAAACCCGAAAGCGGAAAAGGATGCGTATAACGAATTTAACTACAGCAAGTTTCGTTTATGGCAGTTAACCGATTACGATAAGATCATATTCATCGATGCGGATTTACTTATCCTTCGAAACATCGATTTCTTGTTTGAAATGCCGGAGATTACGGCTACCGGGAACAATGCCACTTTGTTTAATTCCGGTGTGATGGTGGTCGAACCGTCGAATTGTACTTTCAGGCTGTTAATGGATCATATCAACGAGATTGAATCGTATAACGGCGGAGATCAAGGGTACTTAAACGAGATTTTCACGTGGTGGCATCGGATCCCGAAACACATGAACTTTTTGAAGCATTTTTGGGAAGGTGACGAGCCGGAAAAGAAGGAAATGAAGACGAGACTGTTCGGATCGGATCCACCGGTTCTGTACGTTCTTCATTATCTCGGTTTAAAGCCATGGTTGTGTTTTCGAGACTACGATTGCAACTGGAACGTGGCAAAGATCCAGGAGTTTGCTAGCGACGTTGCGCATACGAGGTGGTGGAAGGTTCACGATGCGATGCCGGAGAATTTGCATAAGTATTGCTTACTTAGATCGAAGCAAAAGGCGGCGTTGGAGTGGGACCGACGGCAAGCGGAGAAAGCGAATTATTCGGATGGGCATTGGAAGATTAAGATTCAAGATTCGCGTTTGACGACTTGTTTCGAGGAGTTTTGTTTTTGGGAGAGTATGCTTTGGCATTGGGGTGAAACGAATTGGACCGATAATGGGACGGCTAATGCTCTGTCTCCGCCGGTGACGATGGCACTGCCGTCGTTGTAG
- the LOC110942224 gene encoding 7-deoxyloganetin glucosyltransferase, with protein MGSKQEKKPHALCIPVPVQGHISPMLKLAKILHSKGFLITFVNTEFNHQRIVRSQGPQAVRGLPSFRFEAIPDGLPSPQNLDATQDVPSLSRAIEENLLDPFKTLVTKINTSSSPVTCIVADVLMSFTLAAASELGIPEFMFWTSGAGSLLCIDQFTNLLEKGLMPLKDSSYLVNGYLDTVLDCIPAMNGIRLKDIPPWIRYTNPGDEIMVHFFCLQIERAKSASAIFFNTFDELDCDILNAISSKFAPCYGIGPLHLLENTIVDKGVASFKSNLWKEESECVKWLDTKESSSVVYVNFGSITVMTCQQLVEFGWGLAKSNYSFLWIIRPDLVVDEAAVLPPELLAEISGRGFLAGWCPQQHILNHPAIGGFLTHSGWNSTIESISSGVPMICWPFFGDQQANCWLGCNKWGISMEIDNKVKSDEVQKLVIELMKGEKGNLMRKKSVELKKKAEEACAFPSGSSVANLEKIVHLMQTSSK; from the exons ATGGGTTCGAAACAAGAAAAGAAGCCGCATGCATTGTGCATACCAGTTCCAGTACAAGGTCACATTAGTCCCATGTTAAAGCTAGCCAAAATCCTACATTCCAAAGGCTTTCTTATCACCTTCGTGAACACCGAGTTTAACCACCAACGCATCGTGAGATCTCAGGGTCCTCAAGCCGTACGTGGCCTCCCTTCCTTCCGGTTCGAGGCCATCCCTGACGGTCTACCATCGCCACAAAACCTTGACGCCACCCAAGACGTCCCATCTCTATCACGGGCCATTGAAGAAAATCTTTTGGATCCGTTTAAGACTCTAGTCACCAAAATTAACACTTCTAGTTCACCGGTGACTTGTATAGTGGCTGACGTGCTTATGAGCTTCACCCTCGCTGCTGCTTCTGAATTGGGTATTCCGGAATTTATGTTTTGGACCAGTGGAGCAGGTTCATTATTATGTATCGATCAATTCACAAATCTTTTGGAGAAGGGATTGATGCCCCTTAAAG ATTCGAGTTATTTAGTAAATGGTTATTTGGATACAGTTCTAGATTGTATACCTGCCATGAATGGTATACGTCTAAAAGATATCCCTCCTTGGATTAGATATACCAACCCAGGGGATGAAATCATGGTTCATTTCTTTTGTTTACAAATAGAGAGAGCAAAATCAGCTTCTGCCATATTTTTTAATACTTTTGATGAACTCGATTGTGATATTTTAAACGCAATCTCTTCAAAGTTTGCACCTTGCTATGGAATTGGCCCTTTACATCTACTCGAGAACACGATCGTAGACAAAGGTGTAGCATCCTTCAAATCAAACCTCTGGAAAGAAGAGtctgaatgtgtaaaatggttgGACACGAAAGAATCATCTTCGGTTGTTTATGTGAATTTTGGTAGCATCACAGTAATGACATGTCAACAGCTGGTTGAGTTTGGATGGGGACTCGCGAAAAGTAATTATTCATTCTTGTGGATCATACGTCCTGACCTCGTGGTTGATGAGGCTGCTGTTCTTCCACCTGAACTGTTGGCGGAGATTAGCGGTAGAGGGTTCTTGGCAGGTTGGTGCCCCCAACAACATATCCTTAACCACCCGGCAATAGGAGGGTTTTTAACGCATAGTGGATGGAACTCGACAATTGAAAGCATTTCTAGCGGAGTGCCAATGATTTGTTGGCCGTTTTTTGGTGACCAACAAGCGAATTGTTGGCTGGGTTGCAACAAGTGGGGTATCTCCATGGAGATTGACAACAAAGTAAAGAGTGATGAGGTTCAAAAGCTAGTGATTGAGTTGATGAAAGGGGAAAAAGGAAATTTGATGAGGAAGAAAAGTGTTGAATTGAAGAAAAAGGCTGAGGAAGCATGTGCTTTTCCTTCTGGTTCATCAGTGGCTAATTTGGAGAAGATAGTTCATCTCATGCAAACTTCTTCTAAATGA